The Phoenix dactylifera cultivar Barhee BC4 chromosome 12, palm_55x_up_171113_PBpolish2nd_filt_p, whole genome shotgun sequence genome has a window encoding:
- the LOC103722773 gene encoding mRNA turnover protein 4 homolog isoform X2, with the protein MPKSKRNRPVTLSKTKKKGREHKEAIVNGIKQALEDYSSVYVFTLENMRNLKFKELREQLKSSSRFFLGSNKVMQVSLGRSVADENKPGIHKLSKFLRGGTGLLFTNLEKEEVQRLFEEFEEHDFARTGSIATEKFSHEMEPFLRKQGLPVRLNKGIIELVSDFVVCEEGQALSPESARTLRLLGIKMATFRVHLVCGWSPDNFEVYGEGLDLSDVESS; encoded by the exons TGACATTGTCCAAGACAAAGAAAAAGGGTAGAGAGCATAAGGAAGCGATAGTGAATGGTATAAAGCAGGCGCTGGAGGATTACAGTTCTGTCTATGTGTTCACTCTTGAGAACATGAGAAATCTGAAGTTTAAGGAGCTCAGGGAGCAACTGAAATCTAGCAGCAG attttttcttgggtcgaaTAAAGTCATGCAGGTTTCCCTGGGCAGATCAGTAGCTGATGAAAACAAGCCAGGCATTCATAAACTTTCTaag TTTCTTCGCGGTGGTACTGGACTTTTGTTCACTAATTTGGAAAAAGAGGAGGTTCAAAG GTTATTTGAAGAATTTGAAGAACATGACTTTGCAAGGACAGGGAGCATTGCAACTGAAAAG TTCTCGCATGAAATGGAGCCTTTTCTCCGCAAACAGGGATTGCCTGTTCGCTTGAACAAAG GAATCATAGAGCTAGTCTCCGACTTTGTTGTGTGTGAAGAAGGGCAGGCTCTATCCCCTGAATCAGCTCGAACATTG CGTTTGCTTGGAATCAAGATGGCTACCTTCCGCGTCCACCTTGTCTGTGGTTGGAGCCCTGATAATTTTGAAGTCTATGGAGAAGGGTTGGATCTTTCAGATGTCGAATCCTCATAG
- the LOC103722773 gene encoding mRNA turnover protein 4 homolog isoform X1, producing MPKSKRNRPVTLSKTKKKGREHKEAIVNGIKQALEDYSSVYVFTLENMRNLKFKELREQLKSSSRFFLGSNKVMQVSLGRSVADENKPGIHKLSKFLRGGTGLLFTNLEKEEVQRLFEEFEEHDFARTGSIATEKVELKEGTLEQFSHEMEPFLRKQGLPVRLNKGIIELVSDFVVCEEGQALSPESARTLRLLGIKMATFRVHLVCGWSPDNFEVYGEGLDLSDVESS from the exons TGACATTGTCCAAGACAAAGAAAAAGGGTAGAGAGCATAAGGAAGCGATAGTGAATGGTATAAAGCAGGCGCTGGAGGATTACAGTTCTGTCTATGTGTTCACTCTTGAGAACATGAGAAATCTGAAGTTTAAGGAGCTCAGGGAGCAACTGAAATCTAGCAGCAG attttttcttgggtcgaaTAAAGTCATGCAGGTTTCCCTGGGCAGATCAGTAGCTGATGAAAACAAGCCAGGCATTCATAAACTTTCTaag TTTCTTCGCGGTGGTACTGGACTTTTGTTCACTAATTTGGAAAAAGAGGAGGTTCAAAG GTTATTTGAAGAATTTGAAGAACATGACTTTGCAAGGACAGGGAGCATTGCAACTGAAAAG GTGGAACTAAAAGAAGGCACATTGGAACAGTTCTCGCATGAAATGGAGCCTTTTCTCCGCAAACAGGGATTGCCTGTTCGCTTGAACAAAG GAATCATAGAGCTAGTCTCCGACTTTGTTGTGTGTGAAGAAGGGCAGGCTCTATCCCCTGAATCAGCTCGAACATTG CGTTTGCTTGGAATCAAGATGGCTACCTTCCGCGTCCACCTTGTCTGTGGTTGGAGCCCTGATAATTTTGAAGTCTATGGAGAAGGGTTGGATCTTTCAGATGTCGAATCCTCATAG
- the LOC103722773 gene encoding mRNA turnover protein 4 homolog isoform X3: MRNLKFKELREQLKSSSRFFLGSNKVMQVSLGRSVADENKPGIHKLSKFLRGGTGLLFTNLEKEEVQRLFEEFEEHDFARTGSIATEKVELKEGTLEQFSHEMEPFLRKQGLPVRLNKGIIELVSDFVVCEEGQALSPESARTLRLLGIKMATFRVHLVCGWSPDNFEVYGEGLDLSDVESS; this comes from the exons ATGAGAAATCTGAAGTTTAAGGAGCTCAGGGAGCAACTGAAATCTAGCAGCAG attttttcttgggtcgaaTAAAGTCATGCAGGTTTCCCTGGGCAGATCAGTAGCTGATGAAAACAAGCCAGGCATTCATAAACTTTCTaag TTTCTTCGCGGTGGTACTGGACTTTTGTTCACTAATTTGGAAAAAGAGGAGGTTCAAAG GTTATTTGAAGAATTTGAAGAACATGACTTTGCAAGGACAGGGAGCATTGCAACTGAAAAG GTGGAACTAAAAGAAGGCACATTGGAACAGTTCTCGCATGAAATGGAGCCTTTTCTCCGCAAACAGGGATTGCCTGTTCGCTTGAACAAAG GAATCATAGAGCTAGTCTCCGACTTTGTTGTGTGTGAAGAAGGGCAGGCTCTATCCCCTGAATCAGCTCGAACATTG CGTTTGCTTGGAATCAAGATGGCTACCTTCCGCGTCCACCTTGTCTGTGGTTGGAGCCCTGATAATTTTGAAGTCTATGGAGAAGGGTTGGATCTTTCAGATGTCGAATCCTCATAG
- the LOC103722772 gene encoding BAG family molecular chaperone regulator 4, producing the protein MRRSSSKPTGSENSNGSKEGIDWELRPGGMLVQKRDDGVRAAGPMIKIKVSHGSYQHEITVPAQSTFGELKRVLAQETGLEPQEQRLLFRGKEKENDECLHMAGVKDMSKVVLLEDPASKERKLEQMKRDEGISKACEAVARVRAEVDQLAEKVSSLESAVHSGTKVEEKEFVVLTELLMMQLLKLDGVEAEGEAKVQRRIEVCRVQNFVETLDSLKARNANPFSDSSNAVSVTTQWETFEAGLGSLNAPRPMASSTKITNDWELFE; encoded by the exons ATGAGGAGATCGAGCTCGAAGCCGACGGGTTCGGAGAACAGCAACGGGAGCAAAGAGGGGATAGATTGGGAGCTGAGGCCTGGAGGGATGCTGGTCCAGAAGAGGGACGATGGGGTTCGGGCTGCTGGGCCTATGATCAAGATTAAGGTCTCCCATGGCTCCTATCAGCATGAGATCACTGTGCCCGCCCAGTCCACCTTTG GGGAATTGAAGAGGGTTTTAGCCCAGGAGACTGGTTTGGAGCCTCAGGAACAGAGGCTGTTGTTCAgagggaaggagaaggaaaatgaTGAGTGTTTACACATGGCGGGGGTCAAGGACATGTCAAAGGTGGTTCTTTTGGAGGACCCAGCGAGCAAGGAGCGGAAGCTGGAGCAGATGAAGAGGGACGAGGGGATCTCGAAGGCGTGTGAGGCTGTTGCCCGTGTTAGGGCTGAGGTAGATCAGCTCGCTGAGAAG GTTTCTTCTTTGGAATCCGCGGTGCACAGCGGCACAAAGGTTGAAGAGAAGGAGTTTGTTGTGTTGACTGAGTTGCTCATGATGCAGCTGCTGAAATTGGACGGCGTAGAGGCAGAGGGTGAAGCAAAAGTGCAGAGGAGGATCGAG GTGTGCCGGGTACAGAACTTTGTGGAGACACTCGACTCGCTGAAGGCCAGAAACGCCAACCCCTTCAGCGACAGCAGCAATGCCGTTTCAGTGACAACCCAATGGGAGACATTTGAGGCTGGGTTGGGCAGCCTGAATGCACCTCGTCCAATGGCATCCTCGACTAAAATAACCAATGACTGGGAACTCTTTGAATAG
- the LOC103722787 gene encoding transcription factor LAX PANICLE 1 yields the protein MDTSGDQHMELMEACHYKPPIPSPPLPPSSWGKEGEPSYLLQHPRESRRGGRRGSGVKLSTDPQSVAARQRRHRISDRFRILKSLVPGGSKMDTVSMLEEAIHYVKFLKAQILFHQAALMLPLDDTPISFPSTVNATPASGSATPTVGASGSDFAPSVFPSSYSSRELPPQQILSNSLPPPTPSLPPFPFSCFQGEEEILHHVSFNY from the coding sequence ATGGATACATCTGGAGACCAACACATGGAGCTGATGGAAGCCTGTCACTACAAACCGCCCATCCCATCTCCTCCTCTACCCCCTTCATCTTGGGGTAAGGAGGGAGAACCCTCCTACCTTCTGCAGCACCCCAGGGAGAgtagaaggggagggaggagagggagtggTGTTAAGCTCTCGACAGACCCTCAAAGTGTGGCGGCGAGACAGAGGCGGCACCGGATCAGTGACCGGTTCAGGATTCTAAAGAGCTTGGTGCCAGGGGGGAGCAAGATGGACACGGTGTCCATGCTGGAGGAAGCTATTCACTATGTCAAGTTCCTCAAGGCCCAGATTTTGTTCCACCAGGCTGCCTTGATGCTCCCTCTGGATGACACTCCTATTTCTTTCCCATCTACTGTAAATGCTACACCTGCTTCTGGAAGTGCTACACCTACCGTAGGTGCCAGTGGTAGTGACTTCGCTCCTAGTGTGTttccttcttcttattcttctcgCGAGCTTCCTCCTCAGCAGATTTTAAGCAACTCGTTGCCCCCTCCAACACcatctcttcctcctttcccgtTCTCCTGTTTCCAGGGTGAAGAAGAGATTCTCCATCATGTCAGTTTCAACTACTAG